The genomic region AGCCGCAGTACCTCGATGTCGCTGATGAACAGGCCGGAGCGCTCGATGGCCGGCATCACCTCGGACAAGGCGGGCGAATAGCCGCCGGGAAAGATGTATTTCTCGGTCCAGGCGTCGGTGCCGCCCGGTCCGTCGCTGCGGCCGATGGTGTGCACCATGGCGAGCCCGTCCGGCGTCAGCAGGTCGCGGATGCGGCGGAAATACGTGTCGTAATGCGCCATGCCCACATGCTCGAACATGCCCACCGAGACGATGCGGTCGAACGGACCCTCGATTTTGCGATAATCCTCGATGCGGAAATCGAGGACATCCTCCTTGCCCTCGGCAGCCGCCATTTCGCGGGCGGCGCGGCACTGTTCCTCGGACAGGGTGATGCCGGTGACATGAGCGCCGGAGACCGCGTTGATGTGCCGGGCCAGCGTGCCCCAGCCGCAACCGATATCGAGCACCCGGTGACCGGGCTGCAGCAGCAGCTTGTCGGCCACATGGTCAAGCTTGTCGCGCTGGGCCTGCTCGAGCGTGTCGCCGGGATTGCGGAAATAGGCGCAGGAATATTGCCGGTTCCCATCGAGGAACAGGTCGTAGAATTCCGTGGTGAATTCGTAGTGCTGCGCCACATTGCGCTTGGCGCGCCGCCGGCTGTTGGCGCGCCGTACGCCGCGGATCAACGGCCCGGCGCCCAGGCGGAAGGCGCTGGCGTCGGTGGCGCGCCCGGAATTGACCGCCACCAGGTTGAGGAAATCGAGGATATCGCCCTGCTCGATGGTCAAGGTGCCGTCCATATAGGCCTCGCCCACCGCCAGGGTCGGGTCGCGCAGGATGCGCCACGCCAGCTTCGGGTCGTGCAGCCTGATGGCCGAGGAAATGCCCGGCGGCGTGCCGAAGGTCTCGGTCTTGCCGCTGGGATCGGTGACAGCCAGCGTACCCTTCCTGATGAGCCTGCGTAGCAGGAGCTTCAAGGGCACCATGCGGCCAGCTCTACGCGGAGGTGGCCGCCGGGCCGGACGCCGGCAGATCGGCCTTGCGGATCTTTTCCGAGGCGGACTTCAGCTGGCCGCAGGCAGCCATGATGTCGCGGCCGCGCGGCATGCGGATCGGCGCCGAGATGCCGGCATTGAACACATATTCCGAGAATGCGTGGATGGTGTCCCAGTCCGAGCACTCGAAGGCGGTGCCGGGCCACGGATTGAACGGGATCAGGTTCACCTTGGCCGGGATGTCGTACTTCTTCAGCAGCCGGACCAGTTCCTGAGCGTCTTCCAGGCTGTCATTGACGCCCTTCAGCATGGCGTATTCGAAGGTGATGCGGCGGGCGTTCGACACGCCGTGATAATTGGCGCAGGCCGTCAGCAGTTCTTTCAGCGGATACTTGTTGTTGATCGGCATGATGGCGTCGCGGGTCTCGTCGCGCACCGCGTGGAGCGAGACCGCCAGGTTGACGCCGATCTCCTCGCCGCAGCGCTGCATCATCGGCACCACGCCCGAGGTCGACAGGGTGATGCGGCGCTTCGACAGCGAGATGCCTTCCGGGTCCATGACGATCTTCATGGCCTGCTTGACGTTGTCGAAATTATAGAGCGGTTCGCCCATGCCCATCAGCACGATATTGGACAGCAGCCGTCCGTCGGACGGGCTTGGCCACTCACCCAGCGCGTCGCGGGCAATCAGCACCTGGCCCACGATCTCGGCGGCGGTCAGGTTGCGCACCAGCCGCTGGGTGCCGGTGTGGCAGAACTTGCAGGTCAGCGTGCAGCCGACCTGAGACGAAACGCACAAGGTGCCGCGGTCGTCCTCGGGAATGAATACCGCCTCGACCTCGTTGCCATCGTCGAGCCGGACCAGCCATTTGCGCGTGCCATCCTCGGACAGCTGGGCAACGGATACCTCGGGCCGGCGAATTTCGCAGGTCTTTTCCAGCGTGGCCCGCATGTCCTTCGACACATTGGTCATGACGTCGAACGAGGTGGCGCCCTTGTTGTAGATCCAGTGCCACAACTGCTGGGCGCGCATCTTGGTCTGGCCCTCGGGCACGCCAGCGACTGCCAGCGCGGCGCGCAGTTCGTCGCGCGACAGGCCGCATAGATTGCTCTTGCCGGACGTTTCGGGCGTGTTCAGCGTACGAAGCATGTTCATGAGCCGCACGCCTGTTTTGCCGCATTGATCGCGGCGGTGAATCCGGACAGCGAGAAGTCGTATTCGGTGTTGTCGCCGTTGGCCGCCATTTCCTTGACCGTCAGCAGCGCCGCGCCCTTCATGGTGGCGACGATCCGCTTGTCGGAGGCAGCGTCATAAGCCCAGGCATCCTTGCCCGAATTGAACAGCGGCTCCTTGAAGCCGCCCATGATGGCGGTGCCGTCCTTGTTGGACTTGAGAGTGTAGCGGGCGCCGAAGCGCACCTCGTCGCTGATCTTCTTGCCGGGCTTGTGCGACACCATGAAGAACACGCCTGTATGATCCACTTCCTGGGGCTTGGTGCGCTTGGGCACGGTAATGGCCCAGCACGTCTTCGCGTTGCCGCTGCCATTCGTGAACGCGTCCCAGTCGGTGAACGTTCCGAGCAGCTTGGGCTGCGCGGCGAGCGCGGGCCCGGCGGCGGCAAAGGCCGCGAGTCCGGCCAGAATCAGGATAGTTTTCATGGACCTACCATATAAGGCGCGGCGCCGATTTTCCACGACATCCACCACAGAGCTGTGGATCGTCCTGTTTTTCACGGCCGTCAAGATTTCAACCGGGAGATAGGCTCGCCGTAGCGATGCTCAAGCATGGGGATCGGCTCGCCGCGCGGCGTCACGGGGCGTACCGGCCAGCGCCCCAGCGTGCGCACCCGGTCATACATCACCACCGCGCCCGCCGTCGCCTGGTTGAGGCAGAAGCTGGTGGGGATGCGGACCACATGCGCGCAGCGCGCCAGGATCTCCGGCGTCAGCGACCCGCGCTCGCGACCCAGCACATAGGCGGCCTGGCGCGGATGGGCGAAGCTGGGCAGGTCGATCGCATCCTCGGTCAGCTCGACGCCGACCAGCACGCAGCGCGCCGGCAGCATGATGGCCTCGACGCTGTCGAACCGGTACAGCGGCACTTCCCGGTCGGTGCGGCTGGTGTCCGAGAAGGTGTCGTCCTTGTTGTAGTCGCGCCCGACCGTGAACAGGAAGCTGGCGCCGAACCCGTGCGCCGTACGCATCAGGTTGCCCAGATTGCCCGATTTGTCGCCGCTCTCGACCCCGATGCCGAAAAACCCGCGCATGCGCTCCGTCCATGGCCTGAAAGGCCGGTTTCGCGCGGCTTATACAGGGTGCGCGGCGATGGCGCAAATCCAGCCGGCTACAGGGGTGCCCCGAACCGCGCGACATCGATCTCCCCCTCGCGCTTGCGGGCCTGGGCGATGTCGAAGCTGTTCTGCATGCGCATGAGCGTATCCATCGACACGCCGAAGGCCTTCTCCAGCCGCAAGGCCATCTCCGGAGACAGGTGGGAGCGTTCGTTGAGCAGGGTCGACAGCGTCGCCCGCGTCACCCCGAGCGCCGCTGCCGCCGCCGTCACCGACAGTCCGAGGGGCTCGATGATCTCGTGCCGGATGAAGCCGCCGGGATGGGCGGGGTTTTTCAGCCGGATACCTGCGGTCGCGTTCACGGCGGGTTCCTAGTGGCAATCTTCATAATCGAGGTCGATGATCTCGATATGGGCGCATATGTTCGGTGTCAAGTTACGCTATACGGTCGAAAAGACCAACCCTGCCGTTCAGCACGCCGTGCGAGTAGCAGGATGCGAAAACGCCCGGGTTCCTGTTCTGGCCCTCAACGCAGCGGATCGGACAGCACGAAACGCCATCTTCCGTCACGGCGTTCCGCCTGCCAGCAGCGATAGGGATCGATATCGGTGGTGATGTAGGTCTGTCCATGGGTGAACGGCCAGACCGCGCATGCAGCGGCCAGACAGATGCAGGCACCGCCACGGGCCTCCACCGGCAACTCCGGCGGTGCTTGCGGGTGTTCCTCCACGACGAAGAGGAACGGCTGCTCGAACCCGTAGGTGTCGCCTCCTGGCAATATGTCAGCCAGTGCGGCCTGCAATCCCCGTTCGTCCTTCGGCAAGGGCTTGGTCAGTGGGTTGCCACCCCCACGAGGCACCTGCGATATCCCGTCGCGGAAGGCCAGGACGCGCACCAGAGTCACGCCTTCGAGCGTGCTCCCCTTGTCCGTGCAGACTGTGATCAAATTCGGCGGGCTTCCGGGACGCTTTACCCCGGAGCAGGCGGCATCGTAGCTCGCTTCGATGGTCGCGGTCGCATAACGCAGTCGCCTTTCGAGGGCTTCGGCGAGATCGAGTTCCTGGCGCGATGCGCCTCTGGCAGAGAACGAAACGGAGGCGCATGCCGCGCCCGGCCTCGGCTGCTGTTCGCCGTCACACAGCACGCAATTGAAGCCATAACATTCTCCGAACGTGCCGGTGAGGCGAACCCGCTTGCCGTGATAACCCCAAGGATCGGCGTTTAGGGCCGATACGGTCGCGTCCAGAGCCGGTTCGTCCGCCATCGCGGAGAAGCACGTTGACCACGCAAGCGCGGCGAGCAGGAAAATCAATCGCGTCAACATCAAGCCCGTCATCTCGAAAATTCGAACGGATATTACCAGAGTCTTGGCAGGCCACAACGATCGGCATAACCTGCGCGCATGCTGAAAATCGCCGCCCCATCCCGGACGGTCCAGGCCGTACTGCTGATGATCTGCGCCAGCGCCACCATTTCGGTGCTGTGGGCGCTGCTGCGCTGGGGCGCCGAGACCATGCATCCGATCTACATGGTGTTCTGGCGCTCGCTGTTCGGCGCAATCGTGCTGGCGCCGCTGTTCCTGAAATCGGGCGGCGCGGGGCTGCGGACGCGGCGGCTGCCGCTGCATTTCCTGCGCAGCACCTGCAGCCTCGTCGCCATGGTCGGCATCTTCTATTCCATCGCCCACGTGCCGCTGGCGCAGGGCATGGCGGTGAACTACTCGGCGCCGCTGTTCGCCACCATCGGCGCGGCGATCCTGCTGGGCGAGACCTTGCACCGTCGGCGGATCGTGGCCGTGCTGGTCGGCTTCCTCGGCATGCTGGTGGTGGTGCGGCCCGGCATCGAGGACGTCCATCTCGGCATCCTGGCCGCACTGATGGGCGCGATGGCCATGGCCAGTTCGCTCCTGTGCGTGAAGAAGCTGTCGGCCACCGAGGCCACCCAGACCATCATCCTTTACGGCAACACCCTGTGCCTGCCCATCTCGCTGGGACTGGCGCTGATATATTGGCAGGCCATGACCTGGCACAATTTCATGGTGCTGGCGATCATCGGCGCGGTGTCCAGCACCGCCCAGTGGTTCCTCGCCAAGGCACTGTCCATGGCCGACGCCGGCGCCGTGCTGCCCCTGGATTTCATGCGGCTGGTGTTCGTGACCCTTCTGGGTGTTGCGCTGTTCGGCGAAACGCCCGATCTGCTCACCGTGGTCGGCGGCGGACTTATCGTGTTCAGCACGGTGTACATCGCCCGGCGCGAGGCGGCGGGCCGGGCGGCGGCCAAGGCCGTGCCGGATCCGGCCGAATAGGTGGCCGCAGCGCTTGAAAGGCCCGAACAGGCCCGCGACAATCTGCGCGGCGCGGTATGGATCCTGGCGGCGGCGGTGCTCAACACAGTGCTCATGGCCTTGGTGAAGGTGACCGGCGAGACCGTGCCGCCGACGGTGATCGCATTTTTTCGGGGCCTGTTCGGTCTGGCGGTCGTCCTGCCGTTCATGTGGCGCGTCGGCCTGGGCGGTTTCAAGACCCACCGGCCGATCCTGCAACTGGTGCGCGCGGTCAGCTCGGGGATGATCCTGCTGGCGGCGTTCTATGCGTTCGTGCACCTGCCACTGGCCCAGGTGACCTCGATCCTGTTCTCGCGCCCGCTGTTCGTGCTGGTGCTGGCGGCGCTGTTCCTGTCCGAACGGCTGCGATGGTACCGGACCACGGCGACGCTGGTGGGCTTCGTCGGCGTGCTGATTGTCATGCGGCCCGGGCCAGGCATGGAACCGGCGGCGCTGATCGCGCTGGCCGCCGCGGGGCTGGCGGCGGTCAATATCGTGCTCGTCCGCATCCTGACCCGAACGGACCGCACCGAGACGCTGGTGTTCTATGCGGTGCTGGCGCAGACAATCGTGCTCGCCATCCCAGCCGCGCTGAACTGGCACACGCCCGACCTGCGCGAGTTGGCGTTGCTCGCGGCCATCGCCGTCGTCGCCACCCTGTTGCAAACCTGTGTGGTGCGCGGCTATCGGCTGGCCGAGGCGTCCTCCATGGCGCCCTTCGAATATACGCGGCTGCTGTTCTCTACGACGGCCGGGTTGCTGCTGTTCGCCGAATATCCCGACATCTGGACCGGCGCCGGCGCGCTGCTGCTGATCGGCTCGACCTTCTACATCACGCGGCGCGAACACCGGCTGGCAAAGGCGGGCAAGCCGCCCGCCGTGTCCACCAATCCCTGACCCACGCGGGCAGATTAACGGCTGGCCACCCGTCACACGGGCCGTTTACAATGCCTGAGGCCGCATAACGGCCGGCGAGGGGAACAACATGGCGGCGAGAATATTGGCGGCAGCGTTGAGTCTCGCGCTGGCGGCGATGCCCGCCCGCGTGGCGGCAGCGCTCGACATGGCCGGCGTTTTCGACAGCACCGGACCCGAGATCACCATCTCTTGGGAGTATCTGGAAACCCCCGGGCGCAAGGCCGAAATGCAGGCCGTCATCGACGGCTTCGCCGCGATGGTCGACAACGAGTTCCTGCCCCGCGATCCCCATGCCGGTATCGAGATCGTGATGACCGAC from Emcibacter sp. SYSU 3D8 harbors:
- a CDS encoding cyclopropane-fatty-acyl-phospholipid synthase family protein, giving the protein MVPLKLLLRRLIRKGTLAVTDPSGKTETFGTPPGISSAIRLHDPKLAWRILRDPTLAVGEAYMDGTLTIEQGDILDFLNLVAVNSGRATDASAFRLGAGPLIRGVRRANSRRRAKRNVAQHYEFTTEFYDLFLDGNRQYSCAYFRNPGDTLEQAQRDKLDHVADKLLLQPGHRVLDIGCGWGTLARHINAVSGAHVTGITLSEEQCRAAREMAAAEGKEDVLDFRIEDYRKIEGPFDRIVSVGMFEHVGMAHYDTYFRRIRDLLTPDGLAMVHTIGRSDGPGGTDAWTEKYIFPGGYSPALSEVMPAIERSGLFISDIEVLRLHYGRTTEAWYRRFQQNRDRIRALYDERFCRMFELFLAGCVGSFDYGGLVVFQMQLGKQADSVPLTRDYLYR
- the rlmN gene encoding 23S rRNA (adenine(2503)-C(2))-methyltransferase RlmN, with the protein product MLRTLNTPETSGKSNLCGLSRDELRAALAVAGVPEGQTKMRAQQLWHWIYNKGATSFDVMTNVSKDMRATLEKTCEIRRPEVSVAQLSEDGTRKWLVRLDDGNEVEAVFIPEDDRGTLCVSSQVGCTLTCKFCHTGTQRLVRNLTAAEIVGQVLIARDALGEWPSPSDGRLLSNIVLMGMGEPLYNFDNVKQAMKIVMDPEGISLSKRRITLSTSGVVPMMQRCGEEIGVNLAVSLHAVRDETRDAIMPINNKYPLKELLTACANYHGVSNARRITFEYAMLKGVNDSLEDAQELVRLLKKYDIPAKVNLIPFNPWPGTAFECSDWDTIHAFSEYVFNAGISAPIRMPRGRDIMAACGQLKSASEKIRKADLPASGPAATSA
- a CDS encoding RNA methyltransferase, whose translation is MRGFFGIGVESGDKSGNLGNLMRTAHGFGASFLFTVGRDYNKDDTFSDTSRTDREVPLYRFDSVEAIMLPARCVLVGVELTEDAIDLPSFAHPRQAAYVLGRERGSLTPEILARCAHVVRIPTSFCLNQATAGAVVMYDRVRTLGRWPVRPVTPRGEPIPMLEHRYGEPISRLKS
- a CDS encoding HigA family addiction module antitoxin, whose translation is MNATAGIRLKNPAHPGGFIRHEIIEPLGLSVTAAAAALGVTRATLSTLLNERSHLSPEMALRLEKAFGVSMDTLMRMQNSFDIAQARKREGEIDVARFGAPL
- a CDS encoding DMT family transporter, producing MLKIAAPSRTVQAVLLMICASATISVLWALLRWGAETMHPIYMVFWRSLFGAIVLAPLFLKSGGAGLRTRRLPLHFLRSTCSLVAMVGIFYSIAHVPLAQGMAVNYSAPLFATIGAAILLGETLHRRRIVAVLVGFLGMLVVVRPGIEDVHLGILAALMGAMAMASSLLCVKKLSATEATQTIILYGNTLCLPISLGLALIYWQAMTWHNFMVLAIIGAVSSTAQWFLAKALSMADAGAVLPLDFMRLVFVTLLGVALFGETPDLLTVVGGGLIVFSTVYIARREAAGRAAAKAVPDPAE
- a CDS encoding DMT family transporter, with the translated sequence MAAALERPEQARDNLRGAVWILAAAVLNTVLMALVKVTGETVPPTVIAFFRGLFGLAVVLPFMWRVGLGGFKTHRPILQLVRAVSSGMILLAAFYAFVHLPLAQVTSILFSRPLFVLVLAALFLSERLRWYRTTATLVGFVGVLIVMRPGPGMEPAALIALAAAGLAAVNIVLVRILTRTDRTETLVFYAVLAQTIVLAIPAALNWHTPDLRELALLAAIAVVATLLQTCVVRGYRLAEASSMAPFEYTRLLFSTTAGLLLFAEYPDIWTGAGALLLIGSTFYITRREHRLAKAGKPPAVSTNP